From the genome of Nicotiana tabacum cultivar K326 chromosome 17, ASM71507v2, whole genome shotgun sequence:
AGTTCTAATCCTCTTTTGTGcaaggaattttcaaatcttatgcaaagcgagtttgaaatgagtatgacgGGGGAGCTAACGTTCTTTCTTGGACTTCACATTCAACAATCTGAAGAACGAACGTTCATATGTCAAACAAAATATACAAAGGAGTTGATTCAAAAGTTCGGTATGAGCAATGCCAAAGCTATTGGCACACCAATGAGTCCTTCAACCAGTCTTGACAAAGATGAACAGGGAAATCCTGTTGATGAAACTAagtatcgtggaatgattggctCACTTCTTTATCTAACtgctagttgaccggatattaTGTTTAGTGTCTGTAAATGTGCCAGGTTTCAGTCAGCTCCTAAAGAATCACATCTGACTGCAGTAAAGAGAATTATTCGATATCTTATTAGAACTGTCTCTCATGGATTGTGGTATCCACGCTCTAACAATTTTAAACtagaaggtttttcagatgctgATCTTGCAGGTGATAAGGAAGATAGAAAAAGTACCAGTGGAACATGCCAACTACTTGGAAAGGCACTGATATCTTGGAACAATAAAAAGCAAGGATCAGTCGCATTATCCACAACTAAGGCTGAGTATATCGCCATTGGATAATGTTGTGCACAATTACTATTGATGTCTCATCAATTGGGTGACTATGAATTATTCTTTAAACCTATGCCAATTTTCTGTGATAACTCTAGTGCTATATGTCTCTCAAAAAATCATGTGCATCATTCTAGGGTAAAGCATATAGACATCAAGTATCATTTTATTAGAGAGCATGCCCTTAAGGGAAATATAGAACTATATTTTGTTGGAACTACTGATCAATTAGCGGATATTTTTACTAAGCCTTTACTAGAGGATAGATTCTGCTTTTTAAGAGAATTACTTGGTATTATTTGCATTAATCATTAATAGTAGGACCTATGTGTTACTATATGGCTAATGCTCATTTTTAATCATTAATTGCGCCTCTGAATTCCCTCTTTTTACCTCTCTTTTCACATCAGTTGCAGAGTTCAAAGAAGGAAAACCAATCTTCACGTCTGATCACTGACACCCCTTCCTTTTCTGTACTCAACCGTCAGAAACCCTTCTTTTAATACCTGAAACCCCTTTTTAATCTCCATCGTCTCTATCGCAATCTTTCCTCAACCAAAGCTTTTCCATGGCCAAACACTCCAAAAATCCCTCTGCCTCTACCAGGAAGAGTACTCGCTCCAGAGCAAAACCCCTTTCTCAACCTCCAGAATAAGTAGACCTAGGGTCCGACCATTCAGAAGATTTTGCCTCCTCTCAAGCGGACCTCT
Proteins encoded in this window:
- the LOC142171944 gene encoding secreted RxLR effector protein 161-like, with the translated sequence MTGELTFFLGLHIQQSEERTFICQTKYTKELIQKFGMSNAKAIGTPMSPSTSLDKDEQGNPVDETKFQSAPKESHLTAVKRIIRYLIRTVSHGLWYPRSNNFKLEGFSDADLAGDKEDRKSTSGTCQLLGKALISWNNKKQGSVALSTTKAEYIAIG